One genomic region from Henningerozyma blattae CBS 6284 chromosome 2, complete genome encodes:
- the TBLA0B04590 gene encoding transcription activator GCR1-like domain-containing protein (similar to Saccharomyces cerevisiae GCR1 (YPL075W); ancestral locus Anc_8.543), translating to MLRSGPNNSNKNNANKPARKGFYIPDSPGSSTISGNSTPKITELNTNIIQFFLQKQDQQQSLYYDNNNNFNNGGSNINNDSLLTNSNPNPNLTTTSNFNININHNNSSNISTNFFTITKYILQSYFKVSNNDLPPLRLVDLIVDQIYPDSLTLRKLNENASMRPYHYYNTVSRDENISRCPIFSLAVYFLIRWSHPNPPITTENYMNIPLLDVSFLSLNQNVDYKGPVPLKTPTSSEKISRANNFDPPKELIYLLFPWLPTLKQEIQLLERSNYRLYSLYELFEFIAKSLIQDLKYLTKNPSLLPNIVTFVAKFVPDLFQHELFVNDKSTSKNISNEPILNNSTRYNSGPNNNNIDTPNVNYSNNQNLNNNGNTNYLWSNYNNNIMNSNESSNNTDNNRNNNFNSMYNNITSSVNNEQFNKFNGMYSSVSSNGQSLINPMPFSSNGISSQNSSVNFTSNVSKINSVGTEDISTDKYKEALPRMLDSHYMSISKRLTTENVRLSQQVTQLRSDLNSVNSMCRQLLELQKKLLTNVNNFNNNNNHINNNYNNNIGIQPTNNANNININDSIDNSNLDQLLGGNSNAYNNNNNNANPKNNDNQQAMYSQNYPAATDASNSTGFNSKNGNNNIIILDKNSINMETLSQLFSYMNQNSSKTSNTNNQLGQEYQQFQQPNVQASQQLPFQLSQQQLQSVLSTQYSNQQQMQHQLQAQTQQNASQNQFISSGNRSQSVNNPPETMIQQHQESNIQEQPMLQRGRSYPMQASTQFKEIQSMHQENFTNTQQTSSTNNISTISANEDKQTLQQPSIPPQQARATHIVNDEIVLSPIMNSVELHKSSSNSNQLPSQHLLQHQDTQGTKQNLGQQSYAYSTADTRVISQDQQQNLISTPHHSSQVSSIHSTPSQPGIQTTITQPTDSQPARRPYRIPTTIPSTGNGILLLSPINEDDRNLGPPSPKRIRLDDKQTTSQTALNALLKKSNDNMMPTNKNVIPLNNNERNSITVDNQPGNMLGNQTSNVSNASHENDDDLAFPGMSPSQTVFFDNHGLTPQIDSVISAVSGNFNRDTNTINNQANNAENIGNLQNLIQNIPSNQINSADNMMNDFDQEPISKTDPTNTGVVSNQFNGTSTNQLSSTQEHSSDELNNPQINSLERIDTNNTEASVANNEIDSTLLPANSNLNTKGNQDITIETNAEINDTNATSAKENKGNSSPSNAAITVPNNSESSKSNSVTSNSNSMTSSSNISETPNTVITPNTQDDSSNEQTGSNTSVAADTNETTSNKKLNTKDKPVTIVTPITTSSIYSESSEKFGTAAEYSAAPVESSSNSNITLISNYRSLPILPSGMDTWSGYQNTKLDSGTDNSKIKYKLSRDNKTVWDLYTEWYIGLNGNLPIVELIKSYGFRKWKVSQDSHFFPTRRIIIDYIESECDRDINLGRFRDLSKPREDFRKILVGDLEKFRINNSLTLNSLSMYFRNLSKANKEICIFENSTSWPVRKIGDAEKAQYCKRQPTSQNSHDSTD from the coding sequence ATGTTAAGAAGCGGGCctaataatagcaataaaaATAACGCTAATAAGCCTGCTAGAAAAGGATTTTATATTCCTGATTCTCCAGGTAGTAGCACAATTTCAGGGAATTCGACGCCAAAAATAACCGAATTAAATACTAACATtatccaattttttttacaaaaacAAGATCAACAGCAAAGCTTATACTatgacaataataacaattttaacAATGGAggttcaaatattaataatgactCACTTCTTACGAACTCGAACCCAAATCCAAACCTAACTACAACATCTAATTTTAACATCAATATAAACCATAACAATTCGTCAAATATAAGTAcgaatttttttacaataacaaaatatatattacaatCATATTTCAAAGTATCCAACAATGATTTACCCCCTTTAAGATTAGttgatttaattgttgACCAGATATATCCAGATTCCTTAACATTAcgaaaattaaatgaaaatgcaAGTATGCGACCTTATCATTACTATAATACTGTATCTAGAGATGAAAACATCTCCAGATGCcctatattttcattagcagtatattttctaatacgATGGAGTCATCCAAATCCACCAATCACCACCGAGAATTATATGAATATTCCTCTATTAGAtgtatcatttttatctttaaacCAAAATGTAGATTATAAAGGTCCAGTTCCACTAAAAACACCAACTTCAtcagaaaaaatatctcgTGCAAACAATTTTGATCCTCCAAAagaattgatttatttattattccCGTGGTTACCAACTTTAAAACAAGAGATTCAATTACTTGAAAGATCAAATTACAgattatattctttatacgaactatttgaatttattgcaaaatctttaattcaAGATTTGAAGTATCTAACAAAAAATCCTTCATTGCTACCAAATATTGTAACATTTGTTGCTAAATTTGTACCTGATCTATTCCAACACGAACTCTTTGTAAACGATAAAAGCAcatctaaaaatatttcgaACGAACCTATACTAAATAACTCAACAAGATATAACAGTGgaccaaataataataacattgaTACACCAAACGTGAACTACTCCAATAACCAAAATCTTAACAATAATGGTAACACAAATTATCTATGGAGTAattacaataataatataatgaaCTCAAATGAATCGTCAAATAATACAGACAATAATAGaaacaataattttaattccatgtacaataatattacttCATCCGTGAATAATGAGCAATTTAATAAGTTCAACGGTATGTATTCCTCTGTATCTTCAAATGGACAATCGTTAATTAATCCAATGCCGTTTTCATCTAATGGCATCTCATCACAAAATTCTAGTGTTAATTTTACCTCAAATGTAtctaaaataaattctgTTGGTACAGAAGATATTTCTACggataaatataaagaagCTCTTCCTAGAATGTTGGACTCTCATTACATGTCTATTTCTAAGAGATTAACTACCGAAAATGTAAGACTAAGTCAGCAGGTTACTCAGCTAAGATCTGATTTAAACTCAGTCAATTCAATGTGCAGacaattattagaattacaGAAAAAACTATTAACAAAcgttaataattttaataataataataaccacattaataataattataataacaACATAGGTATTCAACCTACTAATAATGCTAACAACATAAATATTAACGATAGTATTGATAACTCCAATTTAGATCAATTGCTAGGCGGAAACTCAAATGCatacaacaacaacaataacaatgCCAATCCCAAAAATAATGACAACCAACAAGCAATGTATTCTCAGAATTATCCAGCTGCCACTGATGCTTCAAATTCCACAggatttaattcaaaaaatggcaataataatattatcattttagataaaaattcaattaatatgGAAACTTTATcacaattattttcttatatGAATCAGAATAGCAGTAAAACCTCGAATACTAATAATCAGTTAGGACAAGAATATCAACAATTTCAACAACCAAATGTTCAAGCATCACAACAATTGCCGTTCCAGCTATctcaacaacaattacaaTCTGTACTCTCAACACAATATTCAAATCAGCAACAAATGCAACACCAGTTACAAGCACAAACTCAACAAAATGCATCACAAAACCAATTCATTTCTTCAGGAAACCGCTCACAATCCGTTAATAATCCTCCAGAAACTATGATCCAACAACATCAGgaatcaaatattcaagaaCAACCAATGCTACAACGAGGTAGATCATACCCTATGCAAGCATCTACTCAATTCAAAGAGATACAGAGCATGCATCAGGAgaattttacaaatacCCAACAAACAAGTTCAACCAACAACATATCTACTATCTCTGCTAATGAAGATAAACAAACTTTACAACAACCATCCATACCACCTCAACAAGCAAGGGCCACTCATATTGTCAATGATGAAATTGTATTATCTCCAATTATGAATTCTGTAGAACTTCACAAATCATCGTCCAATTCAAACCAACTTCCATCACAACACCTACTTCAACACCAAGATACACAAGGCACGAAACAAAACTTGGGTCAACAATCATACGCATATTCTACGGCGGACACACGAGTTATTTCCCAAGATCAGCAACAAAACTTAATATCTACGCCCCATCATTCATCACAAGTATCAAGCATTCATTCTACTCCATCTCAACCAGGTATACAAACAACAATCACACAACCTACAGATTCGCAACCTGCTAGAAGGCCTTATCGTATTCCAACGACAATCCCATCCACTGGTAATGGTATTTTACTCTTATCACCcattaatgaagatgatcGCAATTTAGGTCCTCCAAGTCCTAAACGCATTAGATTAGACGATAAACAGACTACTTCACAAACTGCTCTAAATgctcttttaaaaaaatctaacGATAATATGATGCCAACTAATAAGAACGTAATTCCATTAAATAACAATGAACGAAACTCTATTACAGTTGACAATCAACCAGGCAATATGTTAGGTAATCAAACTAGTAACGTATCAAATGCTTCTcatgaaaatgatgatgatttggCCTTCCCTGGAATGTCACCTTCCCAAACTGTGTTTTTTGATAATCATGGACTTACACCACAAATTGATTCAGTTATCAGTGCAGTCTCTGGCAACTTTAACAGAGATACTaatacaattaataatcaagCAAATAATGCTGAAAATATAGGCAAccttcaaaatttaattcagaATATTCCTTCTAATCAAATAAACTCTGCAGATAATATGATGAATGACTTTGATCAGGAACCCATATCTAAAACAGATCCGACAAACACTGGAGTTGTTTCCAATCAATTCAATGGTACTAGCACAAACCAACTTTCTTCTACACAAGAACATTCATCAGATGAATTGAACAATCctcaaataaattcattagaaaGAATTGATACGAATAATACAGAAGCTTCTGTTGCAAATAATGAGATAGATAGCACTTTATTACCAGCTAATTCAAACTTGAATACAAAAGGTAATCAAGATATCACTATAGAAACCAATGctgaaattaatgatacCAACGCTACGAGCGCTAAAGAGAATAAAGGGAATAGCTCACCATCTAATGCTGCCATTACTGTACCAAATAATTCCGAATCTTCCAAATCTAATTCTGTAACTTccaattctaattcaatgACATCCAGTTCTAATATATCCGAAACTCCTAACACAGTAATTACACCAAACACCCAAGATGATTCTAGCAATGAGCAAACAGGTTCTAATACTTCAGTTGCTGCAGATACCAATGAAACTACTAGTAACAAAAAACTAAATACGAAAGATAAACCAGTAACAATTGTAACTCCCATAACAACATCGTCAATTTATTCTGAAAGttctgaaaaatttggaacAGCGGCAGAATATAGTGCTGCACCAGTAGAATCTTCAAGCAACAGTAATATTACCCTAATTAGTAACTATAGATCTCTACCAATTCTACCTTCCGGTATGGATACATGGAGTGGATATCAGAATACTAAATTAGATTCAGGAACTGATAATTCGAAAATTAAGTATAAACTTTCAAGAGACAATAAAACAGTTTGGGATTTATATACTGAATGGTACATTGGATTGAATGGCAATTTACCAATTGTTGAGCTAATCAAAAGCTATGGTTTTAGAAAATGGAAAGTTTCTCAGGATTCCCATTTTTTCCCAACAAGACGAATTATTATAGATTATATTGAATCTGAGTGTGATCGTGACATTAATTTAGGAAGATTCCGCGATCTTTCAAAACCTAGAGAAGATTTCAGGAAGATTTTAGTAGGAGATTTGGAAAAGTTCCGGATTAATAATAGCTTGACATTAAACTCGTTGTCTATGTATTTTAGAAACTTGAGTAAAGCCAACAAAGAAATTTGCATATTTGAGAACTCTACAAGTTGGCCAGTTCGAAAGATAGGGGATGCAGAAAAAGCACAGTACTGTAAGAGACAGCCAACCTCACAAAATTCTCATGATTCTACagattaa
- the GPI2 gene encoding phosphatidylinositol N-acetylglucosaminyltransferase (similar to Saccharomyces cerevisiae GPI2 (YPL076W); ancestral locus Anc_8.545): MKHHKKKQSGHNNSHNSNRGILRKPRWKRILWQRQPYPDNYTDLNFLDVLNELKKWKEDPLEPGAIKVNRNNITFIRNDFIRFYESAMFTSFIYITFVLIYYYNWNPIRITLQTSCLIFILLFIIHFFHSNSNNNKPSSTLLSIKSSIIIVFTLSVLSPVLKSLSKTTSSDSIWTLSFWMTITYIWTISPLPIQSSINELGPDQSIQTPSNLSTNLLLANMAVLASRLSSGRQVFCFLLISIQLNIILPRIIIFFNHYLIFTLLNMIIFFFTYLVLGLKKTLVIASVCACFLIVLPEWFFYWQKYYKKFPLGVALKTDKQQMNPTTSNEPMSILTAWDTKKSILD; the protein is encoded by the coding sequence ATGAAACATCACAAAAAGAAACAGTCAGGGCATAACAATAGCCACAATTCCAACAGAGGTATTCTTAGAAAACCAAGATGGAAACGAATATTATGGCAACGACAACCTTATCCTGATAATTATACAGATCTGAATTTCCTTGATGTTTTAAACGAACTTAAAAAATGGAAAGAAGATCCATTAGAACCCGGAGCTATAAAAGTTAATCGCAACAATATAACTTTCATCCGTAACGATTTTATTCGTTTTTATGAATCTGCAATGTTCACctcatttatttatattactTTTGttcttatatattattataactGGAACCCCATACGTATTACGTTACAAACCTCATGCTTAATATTCATACTGTTATTTATAATACACTTTTTCCATTCCAATtcgaataataataaaccaaGTTCCACATTACTCAGCATAAAATCTTCCATTATCATTGTCTTCACATTATCAGTTTTATCTCCagttttaaaatcattatcaaaGACTACTTCATCAGATTCTATTTGGACCTTATCGTTTTGGATGACCATAACATACATATGGACAATCTCACCATTACCAATTCAATCTTCAATAAATGAACTGGGTCCTGACCAAAGCATACAAACTCCTTCAAATCTTTCCACCAATTTACTATTGGCAAATATGGCAGTCCTAGCATCCAGATTATCTAGTGGGAGACAAGTGTTTTGCTTtctattaatatcaatccagctaaatattattctaCCAAGaattatcatatttttcaatcatTACCTTATTTTCACATTGttaaatatgataattttcttctttacaTACCTTGTCTTAGGATTGAAGAAAACATTAGTAATAGCAAGTGTTTGTGCTTGCTTTCTAATAGTATTACCTGAATGGTTTTTCTATTggcaaaaatattacaagaaGTTCCCATTAGGTGTGGCTCTCAAGACAGATAAACAACAAATGAATCCAACTACTAGTAACGAACCAATGTCTATACTAACCGCTTGGGACACCAAGAAATCAATCCTAgactga
- the TBLA0B04595 gene encoding uncharacterized protein translates to MAYEKFVVPKNFTVCQSLELLNTILKNHNDNLIQEAQSLNTSNSIRKWGKMLKKVEKLEDYFKESITTIEKKFKVENILNLSEQFNVEVHAASQTMLLTVDDIRETKRKTVDRIEDARNKSKLGIFAPNPTESIFDSEKTKHKRRAKQAEELAERIDAAKIKEERQEVIDYQQYLKDEEEKEKQQAIEKYIQDEVERRLDAEFNRRVETEVQLRVEVAIQRKMEEIMGMTPDRHYPLDEKKAYATDYKAPFETEPKRQISSGFGDDYETEQEINQKVLIERRREELKQEQLIRQKHMAEEQRTRYTPITNSLTNNNDLLYQVGSSSSTPQRSVTMATRPISYQHTNSSSITSTSVSTGPYTPTLPPRSNSISKKKGIPPVSQQQEFVPPPPSYDTSESIHNENQNSSGSQLNLQHSTPGITRTQSLYSSPSTRIPSRPGTTTTSTNNYSTTTTTSNDHGITTSTTTTTMTPPPISNGLPPRLPKRTSMFQSSGPDSSFQRSNTMNSSNQEHDSYYPPPTENRPFNYNTLSSTLPKQ, encoded by the coding sequence ATGGCTTATGAAAAATTCGTGGtaccaaaaaattttacCGTTTGCCAATCGTTAGAGTTATTGAACACGATATTAAAAAACCacaatgataatttaatacaGGAAGCACAATCATTAAATACCTCAAATTCTATTCGAAAATGGGGTAAGATGCTAAAgaaagttgaaaaattggaggattattttaaagaatccATAACAACAATTgagaaaaaattcaaagtagaaaatatattaaatctaTCTGAACAGTTCAATGTGGAAGTCCATGCTGCTTCACAGACTATGCTATTAACCGTGGACGATATTAGAGAGACTAAGAGAAAAACTGTAGATAGAATTGAGGATGCAAGGAATAAAAGTAAACTAGGTATATTTGCTCCTAACCCTACAGAATCTATCTTTGATTCTGAAAAGACAAAACATAAAAGAAGAGCCAAACAAGCAGAAGAATTAGCTGAGAGAATTGATGCAGCAAAAATTAAGGAAGAAAGACAAGAAGTCATTGATTACCAGCAATATTTAAaggatgaagaagaaaaggaaaaacaACAagcaattgaaaaatatattcaagatGAAGTTGAAAGGCGACTTGATGCAGAATTTAATAGAAGAGTGGAAACAGAGGTCCAACTTAGAGTTGAGGTTGCAATTCAAAGGAAAATGGAAGAAATAATGGGCATGACTCCAGATAGACATTACCCCTTGGACGAAAAAAAGGCCTATGCTACCGATTACAAAGCACCTTTTGAAACTGAGCCTAAAAGACAAATTAGTTCTGGCTTTGGAGATGACTATGAAACAGAAcaagaaataaatcaaaaagtATTAATCGAAAGACGAAGGgaagaattaaaacagGAACAATTGATTAGACAAAAGCATATGGCAGAAGAACAAAGAACTAGATATACTCCAATAACAAACAGCTtaaccaataataatgaccTGTTATATCAAGTGGGCAGTTCATCAAGCACACCACAACGTAGCGTCACTATGGCCACAAGACCCATTTCGTACCAACATACCAATAGCAGTAGTATTACAAGTACAAGCGTTTCTACTGGACCTTATACTCCGACTTTACCTCCTAGATCCAACTCtattagtaaaaaaaaagggaTCCCACCTGTCTCTCAACAGCAAGAATTTGTTCCTCCTCCACCTTCTTACGATACTTCTGAATCGATTCATAatgaaaatcaaaattccAGTGGTAGtcaattgaatttacaACACAGTACCCCAGGTATTACTAGAACCCAAAGTCTTTACAGTTCTCCTTCTACAAGAATACCAAGCCGCCCTGGTACTACCACTACTTCAACCAATAACTACAGCACTACCACAACCACATCCAATGACCATGGTATTACTACATCAACGACAACAACCACTATGACACCGCCTCCAATTTCAAATGGTCTTCCTCCTAGATTACCAAAAAGGACCTCTATGTTTCAATCGTCTGGCCCAGACTCTTCTTTCCAAAGATCTAATACTATGAACTCCTCAAATCAAGAGCATGACTCTTATTATCCACCACCTACGGAAAACCGCCCCTTCAATTACAACACTCTATCCTCTACTCTTCCTAAGCAGTAA
- the TBLA0B04610 gene encoding uncharacterized protein (similar to Saccharomyces cerevisiae YTA6 (YPL074W); ancestral locus Anc_8.542) encodes MGQGRFNIPTNFTLYQSLKLLNDILLNQYNNSYKEVDSMKKTHISYNSIPAWNLMLKELMNWNDYYNDGMDLIEDYFNFKSKVIDDSSISEEIKKLLDEFIILNYNIFNLKKEINNKIDSIRKENAKNDKLGFLKMKISNSNSIFQSKRERLKMERQRKQDEMNSIEAVKILQTVNLQQALPMSDFLSNEGFPNELPSYDDLHSRTDRERDLEHELIQHVQLEQTRLAREIDEQERMEREHAEQRRADLLIFEQQISQGQNGDIMQTQQELLVHDRIPSIQIPLQQVESRNNEEQRARELTEQAKQRQILMDEELARQLEDEERLLANNQQHFDITSGLELDAVTLVNNSTNSLNINHSSNISDYPTCFLSMNDTFGESSTNANEDHDNVYFQNTNEDLDNDSLLYEPIKSPQLNITHSGSPSGNTQNSSSRNTSQNNSNRNSRTTSQYKFLQDAHQTREYFGTVEANRNPSFENDEQLSLSRSQITEIEEGDVTLDDELNSMSPDSIGDTILPETHRKMKIQNEQNEEEESGTSKRREAKKIDRIEKERMKQKKADEEWRQRIELTQLQEKKREKENGKLNQKRYNRVNSVTLEGNKISRLNSGDIQRRYSDNISSSLENNTSSSLENNDTFYHEPQINRKTKKNNTWSNPFNKKESTGKEGEYKKIPLSQLNLRESYTNGNSNSKTSRNKVKLQKENKSNEAVNIAAQLAWESFTDDNRVPNEEEGSMPIRQMRTNQSDPLSNRERYSNGMRPNHNKNSIQSANISPVLSYSNSSNSSGNLLRTQPKKHTSVRNANTTTKKKKKVVKKHQPSSYNTKRISKVMSELDGGIDKDSCEQIINEILVSNENLHWDDIAGLNSAKQALREAVEYPFLRPDLFKGLREPTRGMLLFGPPGTGKTMIAKTVASESQSTFFSISASSLLSKYLGESEKLVRALFYLAVRLAPSIIFIDEIDSLLTARGDNENETGRRIKTELLIQWSKLSQNPGSSKDSEVDNRVLLLGATNLPWAIDEAARRRFSRRLYIPLPDLETRIHHLKKLMSRQEHQLREKDFTAVGKLTEGYSGSDLTALAKEAAMMPLRDLGHSLLHVDFASIRPVGISDFVLALETIRGSVSASSLQQYSQWSARYGSTGS; translated from the coding sequence ATGGGCCAGGGTAGGTTTAATATACCAACTAATTTTACTCTATACCAAAGTTTAaagttattaaatgatattcttttaaaccAATACAATAATTCTTATAAAGAAGTTGattcaatgaaaaaaacaCATATCTCATATAATTCAATACCTGCTTGGAATTTAATGTTAAAAGAACTAATGAATTGGAACGATTATTATAACGATGGAATGGATTTAATCGAAGactatttcaatttcaaatctaAAGTTATCGAtgattcttcaatttcagaagaaattaaaaagttATTGGATGAATttataattctaaattataacatcttcaatttgaaaaaagaaattaataataaaatagattCAATTCGTAAGGAAAATGCAAAAAATGACAAGCTTGggtttttaaaaatgaaaatttcaaattcaaattccaTATTTCAATCAAAAAGAGAACGATTGAAAATGGAACGTCAACGTAAACAAGATGAGATGAATTCTATAGAAGCGgtaaaaattttacaaacGGTAAATTTACAACAAGCATTACCAATGTCAGATTTCCTCTCAAATGAGGGTTTCCCTAATGAATTACCATCATATGATGATTTGCATTCAAGAACCGATAGAGAACGAGATTTAGAACATGAATTAATTCAACATGTTCAATTGGAACAAACACGCTTAGCACGAGAAATAGATGAACAAGAAAGAATGGAAAGGGAACATGCAGAACAGAGACGTGCAGAtttgttaatatttgaacAGCAAATATCTCAGGGGCAAAACGGTGATATTATGCAAACGCAACAAGAACTACTTGTCCACGATCGAATACCGTCGATACAAATTCCATTACAACAAGTTGAATCTCgaaataatgaagaacAAAGAGCCAGAGAGTTGACAGAACAAGCTAAACAGAGacaaatattaatggaTGAAGAATTAGCAAGACAATTGGAAGATGAGGAACGATTACTTGCAAATAATCAACAACATTTTGATATCACTTCTGGACTGGAATTGGATGCTGTCACCCttgtaaataattctacGAATTCCCTTAACATAAATCATAGTTCAAATATATCTGATTATCCTACTTGTTTCTTATCCATGAATGATACGTTTGGTGAAAGTAGTACGAATGCAAACGAGGATCATGATAATgtctattttcaaaatacaAATGAAGATCTAGATAATGACAGTCTACTGTATGAGCCAATAAAATCCCCGCAATTGAATATAACACATTCTGGATCACCATCAGGTAATACTCAAAACTCATCCTCCCGTAATACATCACAAAATAACTCTAATAGAAATTCACGAACTACTTCACAATATAAGTTTTTGCAAGATGCACATCAAACAAGAGAATATTTTGGTACTGTTGAAGCAAATAGAAACCcatcatttgaaaatgatgaacAATTAAGTCTTTCAAGATCACAGATTACGGAAATAGAGGAAGGGGATGTAACtttagatgatgaattaaattcaatGTCTCCTGATAGTATTGGAGACACAATTCTTCCAGAGACACATagaaagatgaaaatacaaaatgaACAAAacgaagaagaagaaagtgGAACTAGCAAACGTCGTGaggcaaaaaaaattgatagGATAGAAAAGGAAAGAATGAAACAAAAGAAAGCAGATGAAGAATGGAGACAACGAATCGAGTTAACACAACtgcaagaaaaaaagaggGAAAAAGAGAACGGGAAACTTAATCAAAAGCGTTATAATAGAGTAAATTCAGTCACTCTAGAAGGTAATAAAATATCGAGACTAAATTCAGGTGACATACAAAGGAGATACTCTGATAACATATCATCTTCTTTGGAGAATAATACCTCCTCATCCTTAGAGAATAATGATACATTCTATCATGAACCCCAAATAAATAGGAAAaccaagaaaaataatacttgGTCCAAtccatttaataaaaaagagtCTACTGGTAAAGAAGGTGAATATAAGAAAATACCCTTATCTCAATTGAATTTGCGTGAATCTTATACTAATGGAAATTCCAATTCTAAAACTTCACGAAATAAAGTGAAATTGcaaaaggaaaataaatcaaatgaaGCGGTGAATATCGCTGCACAATTAGCATGGGAGTCATTTACAGATGATAACAGAGTCCCTAACGAAGAAGAAGGTTCTATGCCAATAAGACAGATGCGTACAAACCAATCTGATCCATTATCTAACCGAGAACGTTATTCTAATGGTATGAGACCaaatcataataaaaattcgaTTCAAAGTGCTAATATATCACCTGTATTAAGTTATAGTAATAGTTCAAATAGTTCTGGTAATCTACTGCGCACTCAACCAAAGAAACATACTAGTGTAAGAAATGCTAATACCACaacaaagaagaaaaaaaaagtagtTAAAAAACATCAACCATCCAGTTATAATACTAAACGAATATCCAAAGTTATGAGCGAATTAGACGGTGGAATTGATAAAGACTCTTGCGAACAAATCATCAACGAGATTCTTGTTTCGAATGAAAATTTACATTGGGATGATATTGCAGGGTTAAATTCTGCTAAACAGGCCTTGAGAGAGGCTGTAGAGTATCCATTTCTACGGCCTGATTTATTCAAAGGTTTAAGAGAACCGACTAGAGGAATGCTATTGTTTGGGCCACCTGGTACTGGGAAAACAATGATAGCAAAGACTGTGGCTAGTGAATCTCAATCCACTTTTTTCAGCATCAGTGCTTCATCATTACTTTCTAAATACCTTGGGGAATCTGAGAAATTGGTCCGTGCCTTGTTCTATTTAGCTGTTAGGTTAGCTCCATCGATAATATTCATCGATGAAATTGACTCTTTATTAACTGCTCGAGGAGATAATGAGAATGAAACTGGTCGACGGATTAAAACAGAACTATTAATCCAATGGTCCAAATTGTCTCAAAATCCAGGGTCCTCCAAAGACTCTGAAGTTGATAACAGAGTTTTACTACTAGGTGCCACGAACTTACCATGGGCCATCGATGAAGCTGCCCGTCGTCGTTTTTCAAGAAGATTATATATTCCATTACCTGATTTGGAAACAAGAATACAtcatttgaagaaattgatgaGCAGACAAGAACATCAACTACGAGAGAAGGACTTTACCGCTGTGGGGAAACTTACCGAGGGTTACTCGGGCTCTGATCTAACTGCATTAGCCAAAGAGGCTGCAATGATGCCATTACGTGATTTAGGCCACAGTCTGCTGCACGTAGATTTCGCTAGCATTCGTCCTGTCGGAATCAGTGATTTCGTGCTAGCTCTCGAGACCATCCGTGGTAGTGTTTCAGCATCATCCTTGCAACAGTATTCTCAATGGTCAGCACGTTACGGTAGTACAGGCTCATAG